CGCCGTAGACGAGCGTCGATCCGGTGACGAACACCACGTCGGCGCCGGCCATCGCGACGGCGGTGTCCGCGGGCGGGACCACCGAGACGGTCACGCCGGGGGGCGTCTCGACCTCGGCGACGTCGACGGGGTCGCGCTCGACGACGCGGACGTCCACGGCGTCGAACTTCCGGAACGCCGGGCGGAACAGCCCCACCGTCGCGATGGTCTCGACGTCGGCGGACAGGCGCTCCATCGGGTCGCCGTCGCGCCAGTCGACGAACGGCGCCGACAGCGCGTTCAGCGTCGCCACGCCCACCGCGCGGGCGACCGCCGCGTCGCCGTCGGTGGGTGCCTCCCCGAGTGCCCACGCAACCAGCGTCTCGATGTCGACGCCCTCGACGGCCGGGGCGGGACCGGGCGGGCGGTGTGCGAGTCCGGCGCGGGGCACGTCGGCGCCGTTCCGGTTGGTCTCGTTCCGGTCGGCCTCGTTCCAGTCGGTACCGTTTCGCTCGTCGCCATCCCCGCGGAGTTCGACGAACACGGCGGCGTCGCCGACGGTGACGTGATCGACCGCGACTCCGTCGAACGCGCCACGCTCGCGGAGCGCGTCGACCACGGCCCGCACGACGGCGTCGCTCACGACGGACCACCGCCGTCGGCGGGTGTCGAGGCGTCGGTACCGGCGTCGCTGTCGGCGTCCGGGATGGCGTCGTCGTCTCCTGCCGCCGCGTGCCGCCGCGGGTCGTACTGGTAGCCGACCGGTCCTCGCAGGCCGCGTCGTTCGAGTTGGCGGGCGGCAGCCGCGAGGTCCGCGGGGCCGGCGAAGCCGAACAGCGCGTCGACGTACGGTTCGCAGGCGGCCATCCCGCGCGAGCGGGGTTCGAACTCGGGCGAGACGGCGAGCGGGTTGAGCCAGATCACGGCGCTCGCGCGGTCGGCGAGCCAGGTGATCCCGCGGTCGAGCAGGTCGGGGTCGCCCACGTCGAGGCCGTCGCTGACGACGACGACCACCGTCCGCCGGTCGACGGCGTCGGGGTGCTCGCGCCGGAGCGTGTCGAACGCGGCGCCGATCTGCGTGCCGCCGCCCCACCGGATCTCTGCGGCGCGCAAGGCGGCCGCCGGGTCGCCGTCGGCGCGCGCAAACGCCGCCGTCGCGTCCGCGAGGTCGGTGTCGAACAGGAACACCCGCGCATCTCGCGCGGTCGTCGACAGCGTCTCCGCGACCGACAACAGCGCGTTCCGGTCGGCGGTGTCCAGCACCGACCCGCTCACGTCGACCAGCAGGCAACAGCGCAGTTCGCTCGGCGTCGGCGCCGCCGTCGGCAACTCCATCGGGACGCCACCGGTGGCGAGACTCGACCGGAGCGCCCGCCGCGCGTCGACGCGTGCGCCCGTCGGCGACCGCCGCCGCCGACGACCCGGGAGCGTGGCGAGCGCGTCGACGAACCGCCGCACTGCGGCCCGCTCGTCGGGTGTGGTCGGCGCGACGGTCGCCTCGACCGTCTCCCCGCCCCCGATCGCGCTGGCCCGCCGAGCGTCGTGCTCGCCGGACTCCGCGGCTCGCTCGCCCGAGGCGTACCGGCGGCCCGTCGGGATCCGGATCTCGGGGTCGCCCGTCGACTCGTCCTCGTCGTCGAACGCGGGTGGTTCGGCGCCCGCCAGCGTGTCTTCTGCCGACTCGGCGTCGTCGTTCGCGGGGGCGAGCGCGTCCGGTGTCGTCGGGTCGTCGCCGCCGGCGCCGTCGTCGACGTCGGACTCCGGCCCGCCGCCGGCGGTCGCAATCGCCGACAGCCCCGAGCGCAGTCGGTGCCAGAACGAGGGGAACGCGTCGTCGAAGGCGTCGCCGCCGTCCGCGTCGGACAGCAGCGCCGCGCGGAGGGCGTCCGCCGCCCGGTCGCGGTCGTCGAGACCGACGACTGCCAGCGCCTGCGCGGCCGCGAGCGTCCCGCTCGGGGGCACGTCGACGCCGTCGCGTCGGAGCACGGCGGCGAGCCTGACCACCTCGATCAGGACGTGGCGCCGTGCCGCTCGGAAGTCGGGGACGCCGTCGCCACCGGCACCCGCCGCGAGCGGGTTCGCGCCGCTGCCGTTCGCGACTCGGTCGGCGTCGGCGCCGTCCCGGTCGGTCATCTCACTCCGCCGGCCGCTCGGCGGCGACCGGGTCGGGGTCCGCGTCGGCCGCGGCCGCCCGCAGCGCCTCAAGCAGGTCCGTGTCGACCCGGTCGACGTCCTCGACCTCCTTGAGCAGGCAGCCGATGGTGCGTTCGATCTCGGCGGGCGTCAGCGAGTCGCCGTCGTCGTCGCCGTCGGGGTCGTGCCGGAGGTGTGCGACCGCCCGCGCCCAGTCGAGCGTCTCGGCGACGCCCGGGCGCTTGAGGAACGCCTCCTCGCGGAGGCGGGCGACGACTGCACACACTTCGGCGGCGACGGCGGCGTCCAACTCGGGCACCTTCCGGCGAACGATCTCGTACTCCGTCTGGAACGACGGCGGTTGGACGTTGAGGTACAGACACCGGCGCTTCAGCGCGTCGCTCAGCCCCCGCGTCCGGTTCGACGTGAGGATCACGACGGGCGAGCGGTCGGCGGAGACGGTGCCCAACTCGGGGATCGACACCTGAAAGTCCGACAGCAGTTCCAGGAGGAACGCCTCGAACTCCTCGTCGGCGCGATCGATCTCGTCGATGAGCAACACCGGCGGCGTCTCCCCCTCGGTGCGGAGCGCGCGCAACAGGGGGCGCTCCAGCAGGTACTCCTCGGCGAACACCGAGTCGTCGCGTGCGGGCGACGAGCCGCCGGTGTCGGCGTCGTCGACGGCGGCGTTCGCGCCACCGACGCGCCCTTCCTCCGCCTGCACCGCGAGGAGTTGCTTGGTGTAGTTCCACTCGTACAGGGCGTTCTCGGCGGTGAGGCCCTCGTAACACTGCAGGCGGATCAACTCGGTGTCGAACGCCGACGCGAGCACCTTCCCGAGTTCGGTCTTGCCACTGCCGGGCGGCCCCTCGATCAACAGCGGGCGTTCGAGGCGCAACGCGAGGTGGACCGTCGTCACCGTGCGGTCGTCGGCGACGTAGTCGGCGGCCTCGAACCGCTCGCGGAGCTCCGCGTCGGTGACGCGCCCGAACGGGTCGTCGGCGTCCCGGGTCATGTCGGCGCGTCGTCCTCCGCGAGGTACGACGCCGGGTCCGCGCGGAACGACTCCGCACAGCCGCCACAACAGAAGTAGTACGTCTCCCCGTCGTGGGCGACGCTGTGGGCGGTGTCGCTCGGGTCGACGGTCATTCCGCAGACCGGGTCGATAGCCTCGGCGGGTACCTCCTCGTCGCCGCCCGGGTCTGTGTCTCCGTCCGCGCTCGCCGTGTCGGCGGCGTCGGTACCGTGATCCTCCGTCGCGTCTGCAGCCGTCGGCTCCTCGCTCGTACTCGTCGCAGCCGCGACTCGCGGTGCGTCGCCGCGACCGCGGCGGTGGTCGACGACCTCGGCGACGATGCTCACCGCGATTTCGGCGGGCGTGTACGCCGCCACGTCGACGCCGGCGGGGTTCGTCACCCGCGCGGCCACGTCCTCGGGGTCGCGGTCGATCAGCGCCGCCGCGGTGTCGACCACCTCGTCGGCGCGCTTGCTGCTCGCGATCAGCCCGACGTACCGCGCGTCGGCGAGCACGCCGGCGGCGACGCCGCTGGCGTCGAACGACCCCATCGTCGCGACGACGACCAGCGGGTCGTGCCCGAGGGCGTTCGCGAGCGCTTCGGGGTCTGTGTCCGTCAGGACGCGCGTCCCCTCGGGGAGTCCGGTCTCGTCGCCCGTCGGGTCGACGACCACGACGTCGACGGCGAGTTCCGTCGCGAGTCGTGCGAGCGACCGCGCGACCGGCGACCCGCCGCAGATCACGAGTTCTGGCCGGGGGTTCACCGGCTCGACGAACAACTCCAGCACGCCCTCGCTGTGGCACGTCATCGGGAACGCCTCCAGCCCTGGACGAGCGACCGTCTCGGGGTCGGGCGCGATGCCGATCAGCCGGGGCTGGCCGTCCTCGATGGCCGCCAGTGCCTCCGTGATGGCGGTGGTCTGCGCGCAGGCGGCGCCGCCGATCCACCCGCGGAGGTCACCCTCGCGGGTGACGACCGCGCGGTCGCCGACGTTCGCGGACACCGGCGGCTCGCGGCGGACGACCGTCACGCGGGCGTACGGCTCGCCGGCGCTCGCGAGTTCGCGCTCGACGTCGCTCACGTCGCCGTCGGCGTCCGCGGGGCGCTCGGGTGTCGTACTCGGGTCCTCCTCGGTGTCGCGTGTCATGGGTTCGGTGTCGGGACGGGTCGCATCGGATAGAGTCGGTGTCCTCGCGCGTGGTAGGCTTCGAGGACGGGTAGCGGTTCGGGTCGGTCCCGGACGGTCCGAGCGGCGCGAACGGCGCCGCGACCGCCCACGCGGGCGGTCGGGGGCGCGACGGTCGGATCAGTCGTCCGCGGGCTCACCCTCGCCGGAGTCGACGTCGGTGAACTCGAACGTGACGCTGTCTGCCGGGTCACGCTCCAGGCCGACCTCGGCGAGCGCGGCCCAGACGCGGTCGGGCGTCATCGGCATCTCCACGTGCGTCGTGCCGGCGTGGGCCATCGCGTCGACGACGGCGTTGACGATGGCCGGCGGCGAGCCGACGGTCGGCGACTCGCCCACCCCCTTCGCACCGATCGGGTGGTGGGGCGACGGCGTCACCGTGTACCCCGTCTCGAAGTTGGGAATCTCCATCGACGTGGGCAGCAGGTAGTTCATGAAGTCGCCGCCGGTGCAGTTGCCGTTCTCGTCGTAGGTGACGTGCTCCATCATCGCCGTCCCGATGCCCTGCGCCAGGCCGCCGTGGATCTGGCCCTCGATGACCATCGGGTTGATGCGGTTGCCGCAGTCGTCGACGGCGACGAACTTCTCGAAGTCGACGGCGCCGGTCTCGCGGTCGACCTCGACGACGACGATGTACGAGCCGAACGGGTACGTCATCTCCGGCGGGTCGTAGTAGTCGACGGCCTCGAGGCCGGGCTCCTCGCCCGCCGGGTGGTTCATGTAGGCGCCGGCGGCGATCTCGGTGATCGTGATCGAGCGGTCGGGCGCGCCGGCGACGTGGAAGTGGCCGGACTCGCGGTCCCACTCGATGTCCTCCTCGGCGGCCTCCAACTCGTTGGCCGCGATAGACTTGGCCTTGTCACGCACCTTGCGCGCGGCGACGGCGGTCGCGGCGCCCGCGACGGGCGTCGACCGCGAGCCGTACGTCCCCAGCCCGTAGGGGTCGGTGTCGGTGTCGCCGTGCTCGACGCTGATGTTCTCGACGTCCATGCCGAGTTCTTCCGCGACGATCTGCGCGAAGGTGGTCTCGTGACCCTGCCCTTGCGTCTGGACGCCGACCCGGAGGACGGCGTTGCCAGTCGGGTTCACCCGGATGTCCGCGGAGTCGAACATCTCGATGCCCGCGATGTCGCAGGTCTTGCCCGGCCCGGCGCCGACGACCTCCGTGAACGAGGAGATGCCGATGCCGATCAGCTTGTCGGCGTCCTCCTCGATGCGGCGCTGTTGCTCCTCGCGGTAGTGGTCGTAGTCGGCCATCTCCATGGCCAGATCCAGCGCCTTCTCGTAGTCGCCGGAGTCGTAGTTCCAGCCCGTCGGACTCTCGTACGGGAACTGCTCCGGTTGGATGAAGTTCTTGCGCCGGATCTCTGCCGGGTCCATGTCGAGTTCGTGGGCGAGCACCTTCACCATCCGCTCGATGAGGTACACCGCCTCCGTCACCCGGAACGAACAGCGATACGCGACGCCGCCGGGGGCGGTGTTGGTGAACGCCGCCGTCAGCGACCCGTACGCCGCCTCGATGTCGTACGACCCGGTGAAGATGTTGAAGAAGCCCGCGGGGAACTTCGACGGCTGGGCGACGGCGTTGTACGCGCCGTGGTTCGCCAGCACGTCCGTCCGCACGGCTCTGATCTTCCCGTCTTTCGTCGCGGCCAACTCGCCCGTCATGTCGTAGTCGCGGGCGAAGCCGGTCGTCTGGATGTTCTCCGAGCGCTCCTCCATCCACTTCACGGGCCGTTCGAGCACGACCGACGCCGCCGCGGCGACGACGTAGCCCGGGTAGATGGGCACCTTGTTGCCGAACCCGCCGCCGATGTCGGGGCTGACGATCCGGACCTTGTGCTCGGGAATGCCCGACACCATCGAGAACAGCGTCCGGTGGGCGTGGGGCGCCTGCGAGGTGAGGTGGACGGTGATCTTCTCTTTGCCAGGGTCCCAGTCGGCCACACACCCGCACGTCTCGATGGGCGCGGGGTGGAGCCGCTGGTACTCCATCTGCTCTTTGACGGTGACCTCCGACTCCTCGAAGATGGCGTCGGTCGCCTCCTTGTCGCCGACGTCCCAGTCGAAGATGTGGTTGTCCTCCTGGTCCTCCAACTCGTCGCGGATGAGCGGCGCGTCGGCCTCCAGCGCGTCCTTCGCGGTGACGACCGGGTCGAGCACCTCGTAGTCGACGGCGACCTTCTCGGCGCCGTCTTTCGCGATGTAGCGGTCCTCGGCGATGACCGCCGCGACCTCCTGCGACTGGAACTTCACCTTGTCGTTGACGAGCACGTCCTGCGTGTCGTCCATGAGGGTCGGCATCGTCGCGAGGTCGTGGGCCGCCAGGTCCTCGGCGGTGAGGACGGCGACGACGCCGTCGACCTGCATCGCCCGCTCGGTGTCGATGCTGTTGATGCGGGCGTGGGCGTGGGGACTGCGAACGATCTCACAGTGGAGCATCTTCGGCTTCTTGATGTCGTCCACGTAGTTGCCGCGCCCGGTGATGAAACGCTTGTCCTCCTTGCGCCGCACGGACTCGCCCATCCCGCCGCGACCGTGGCCGCAGTGCTTCTCGGGGTCCGGCCCGCCGTCCTCGTCGTGTTGGTACTCGGTGTTTGCCTGGGGGACGTTGTCGGAGTCGCTGCTCATCGCTCGTCACCTCGGTGCGTCGCGTCGGTGGACGGACCGCCGCAGCAGTTCTCCACGCCGCAGGAGAACTCCCCGTCGTCGTCGACGTCGTAGCCGTCGAACGAGGCCGGGCCGTCGGCAGACGAGACGCCGCCGTCGGCCGCCACGGCCTCGGCGTCGTCGCGCTCGCCGTCCGCGAGTTTCTCGGCGGCGTACTCGATCGACTTCACGATGTTCTGGTAGCCGGTACACCGACAGAGGTTGCCGCTGATCGCCTCGCGGATCTCAGCCTCGCTCGGGTCCGGGTTCTCCTCCAGCAGCGCCTTGCCCGACATGATCATCCCGGGCGTGCAGTAGCCACACTGGAGGCCGTGTTCCTCGTGGAACCCCTCTTGGAGCGGGTGGAGGTCGTCCACCGCGTCTGGGTGGTCCTCCATCCCCTCGACCGTCTCGACCTCGCTGCCGTCGGCCTGGACCGCGAACATGAGACACGACTTCAGCGGCTCGCCGTCGACGAGCACCGTGCAGGCGCCGCAGTTGCCCGTGTCACAGCCGATGTGGGTACCCGTCAGGTCGAGGTCCTCGCGGATCGCGTGGACCAGCAGCCGTCGCGGTTCGACCTCGATCGTCTCCTCGGTACCGTTGACTGTCAGGGTGATCTCGCGTGTCTCACTCATGGTTTCACCGTCCGCCTGACGACGCCCGCCCGTTCGGCCGCGTCGCCCAGCGCGCGCTGGGTGAGGACGTCGACCATCCGCTCTTTGTACGCCGCGTCGCCGTGTTCGTCGGACTCGGGGTGCGACTGCTCGGCGGCCAACTCGCCCGCCTCCTCGAACAGGTCGGGGCTCGGTCGCTCGCCCTCGAGGTGGTCCTCGGCGTCGCTCGCGCGGGCGTTGGTGATGTCGACGGCGGTCATGCCGATGCCCGCCGACTCGATGACGCCGTCGTCGTCGAACTGCAGGCGGACGCCGACGCCGGCCATCGCGTAGTCGCCGGTCTTGCGTTTCAGCTTGTGGTAGGCGCTCCCTTCGCGAGCGCTCGGGACGGGGACGCGCACCTCCGTGATCAACTCGTCCTCGTCGAGCGCCGTGTCGTACGGGAGCAGGAAGAACTCGTCCGCGGGGATCACCCGTTCGCCGTCGGGACCCTGCGCGACGACCTCGCCGTCGTGGGCGATGAGGAGGCTCCCCCAGTCACCCTTCGGGTCCGCCTGCGCGACGGAGCCGACGACGGTGCCGCGGTTGCGGATCTGCGGGTCTGCCACCAGCGGCGCCGCGTCGGCGAAACTGCCGTACTTCTCGGCGATCAGGTCGGAGTGCTCCACGTCCGCGTGGCGCGCCAGCGCGCCGATCTTCAGGGAGCCGTCCTCCTCGTGGAGGTAGTCCAACTCCTCGATGCCGTTGATGTCGACGACCACGTCCGGGTTCGCCAGTCGGAACCGGAGCATCGGGACGAGGCTCTGCCCACCCGACAGCACCGTCGGCCCGTCGAGGCTCTCGAGGAGACTGACGGCCTCGCCGACGCTCGTCGGCTGGTGGTGCTCGAACGGCGCGGACTTCATCCGAACATCCCCCGGATGCGGTCGGTGACGCTCGAGTCCGTCTCCTCGACGTCGGTCATCTGCTTCTCGATGTCCTTGAAGAAGTTGCCCACAATCTTGTCGGCGACGGGGTTGATCACCCGCCCGCCCAACTGCGCGATGCGCCCGGAGATGTCGGCGTCGGTCCACCACTCGATGCGGGAGCCGTCGCCCTCCTCCTGGGGGTGGATGTGCATCCCGGACTCCATGCTGAAGCTGCTGCCGCTGGCGGAGCCAGACCCGGTCGCGGTCATGATGAACTCTTCCTCGTCGCGCTCGTCGATGGTCACCGTCGTCTCGAACTTCGGCTTCACGCTGCCGACGCCGACCTGCATCAGCGCCGCGTACTTCTGCCCCTCTTTGAACGCGCGCGCCGCGACGTCCTCGGGGTCGGCCTCCGGGAGCGTCGCGACGTCCTCCTCGGGCTCGTAGGTGTCCCAGCCGAACTCGTCGTCCATCGGGGTGATGTACTTGCACCCCTTCAGCGAGTTCCGGACCGCGATCGGGTCCGAGAGCACCACCCACGCCTTGTCCGGTGGTACCCCGTCGAGTTCGAACTCGCCCTCGAAGTTCATCGGATCCTCCCGGGCGGGGCCGTCGGTGGTTGGATCGGTGCGGCCGTCATCTTTTATAGTCCTCCACTATGGGCATACTATTACCTCGGCTGTGGTATCTGGTAGCATCTCAATAAAGGTATTGTTCATGAAGGTTTTGACAGAGGCGGTACTCGCTCCCGAATATCCCCACAGTTCGTCCCCATGACCGACACACCCACCACCGACGACGACGCCCGCGACGCAGCCAACCACGACGACGCCGACCACGACGCAAGCGGCAGCCACGCCCACCCCGACCCGATCGACTGGCGCGACGGCGCCGCCGAGGCCGCGGCGTTGCGCGAGCACCTCCTCGACAGGGTCGCGACCGAGGCGGTCGGCCTCGACCGGATCGCCGGTCGGCCGCTCGCCGAAGCGGTCGACGCGCCGACGGCCATCCCGGCTCAGAGCCACGCGACGATGGACGGCTTCGCGCTCGACGCGTCCGACGACTACCCGCTGGAGGTGGTCGACGCCGACGTGTTCCCGGAGGACGACGCCCCGGACATCGAAGCCGGACAGGCGGTCCGCATCGCCACCGGCGCGCCGGTGCCGGCGTCGGCGAACGCCGTGCTCAAACGCGAGGAGGCGACCGTCGAGGACGGCCTGCTCACGGGGCCGTCGCTCGACCCGGGGACGTACGTGTACGAGCGCGGGAGCAACGTCGCCGAGGGTGAGCGTCTGTTCGACGCCGGCGAGCGTCTCGCCCCGCGCGACGCGATCCTCCTGGGTGATCTGGGGATCGACGAGGTCCAGGTTCGCGAGCGGCTCTCCGTGGGCTTGCTCGCCACCGGCACCGAGATTCACGAGGGCCGCCACACGGACCTCGACTCGCCGATGCTGGCGAACCTGCTCTCGGCGTGGGGGCACGACCCGGTGTACGAGGGCACGGTGCCCGACGACTACGACCGCGTCGAGTCGCGGATCGCCGCGCTCGCCGACAAGCACGATGTCGTCGTCACGACTGGCGGCACCAGCGTCGGCGACAAAGACCACGTCGTCCGCGCGCTCAGGAACTTGGGCGACGTGCTGTTCCACCGGGTCGCGCTCCGTCCGGGCAAACCCATCGCCGTCGCGGACCTGCCCGCCCACGATGCGGTCGCGGTCGCGGTTCCCGGCAAACCGGTCGGCGCGCACGCCGTGACGACGCTCGTCGCTCGCCCGCTGTTCACCGGCGAGACTGCGCTCCCGACCGTCCCGGCGACGCTCGCAGTCGACGTGGGCATCGGCGTCCCCGGCTTCGACTACGCCGTCCCGGTGACGCTCGACGACGGCACCGCGATGCCGCTGGGCCACGTCGACTCCGACCTGGCGGTGTACGAGGAGACGTTCGACCCGAGCGTGCTCTCGTCGAGCACCCGGGCGACTCGCGCGGACGGCTTCGTGCTCACCGAGACGGCGTTGGCGGCGGGCGACGAGGTCCGCGTCGTCCCCTACCCGGCGGTCGAGCGATGAGCGGCGGCGACCTCCCGATACGCGAGCCACCAACAGCCGCCGGCGAGCGGACCACCCTCGACGACGCTCGCGTCGCGGGCGTCGTGCTCGCGGCGGGGACGAGCTCCCGCTACGGCGACCGGAACAAACTCCTCGAATCGGTCGGTGGCGACGACTCCGACGGCGACCCCATCGTGCGGACGGCGACGCGGACGCTCCTCGCTGCGGGGCTGGACCCGGTGGTCGTCGTCGTCGGGCACGAGGCCGCCCGTGTCGCCGCGGCGGTCGCGGACCTCCCGGTCGAGACGGTCGAGAACGAGGCGTTCGCGGCGGGACAGTCCACCTCCGTCGCCGCCGGCGTCGAGGCGGTGGCGGCCCACGACCCCCCGGTCGACGCGGCGGTCGTGGCGCTCGGTGACATGCCGTTCGTGGCGCCCGACACCGTCCGCGCGCTCGTCGCCGCCTACGCCGCGGGTGTCGGCGACGTGCTCGCGCCGGCGTACGAGGGGCGGCGCGGCAACCCCGTGCTGTTCGACCGTCGCTTCTTCTCGGCGCTCGCCGACGTCGACGGCGACGTAGGCGGGCGTGCGATTCTCCTCGGCAGCGACGACGCCGCGCTCGTCGCGGTCGACGACCCCGGGGTCCGGCGCGACGTCGACGAACCGGGCGACGTGTAGTCGCGGTCGCGCGGCGGCGTCGCTCCCGCGCTCGTTCGTGGGCTCGGTGTCGTCAGCCGAAGCGTCGGCGAGACGACGGCTACTCGTCGTCTTCGTCGCGGATCAGCTTCTCGACGACGATCTGGCCGTCGCGGACGTGCCACTCGACGCGGTCGCCCGCGCCGACGTCGAGGAAGTTCCGAACCGGTTTCGGGACAGTCGTGAGGTTCTTCTCGGAGACCTTCGTGTTCGTCAGCGTACCCATCGGTACCCAGTACGCACCTAGCATACACGTAGTTTCCGCTATGTCACGGCGACGGACACGCCGCCGCCGCAGGCGTCCTCGCGTGCTACTCGGCGCGGCCCCGTCCCCGGCCCGTCGACCCCCAGCGGTGGGCGCCGCCGTCGGAGGCGCGCGAGAAGTCGCGACCCAGGCGGTCGCCGTCGAGCAGTCCCGGTCCGGGGACGTACTCGTGGTCGCCGCCGTCGCGCGCGACGAGCAGGTCGCGCTCGGCCATCGTCGACAGCACGTCGCGCACGGTTCGCTCGCGCCCCGGGATCAGGTTCGCCTCCTCGACGACCGACTCGACGTCGACGCGCCCACGTAGCAGCGCGAGGCGGATGGCGGCGACCCACGCCGGTTCGCGCTGCATCTCTCTGCACACGACCCGCCGGAGGAGGAGCGCGTACAAATATGTTCGTCACTCCGGGCAGACAGATCGGCAGGGCGGCACGCTGGCACGTCGCCGCCGCGTGAGAGCGCTTAAGAAGCGGCGGGCGAGAGAGCAACCAACTGCATGGTCGAGCCGATCCTGAAGTGGGCCGGAGGGAAGCGCCAACTCCTCTCGGAGATCACGGCGCAGTTCCCCGTCGCGTTCGACCGCTACCACGAGCCGTTCATCGGCGGCGGCGCGGTGTTCTTCCACCTCGAGCCGGACGCCGGCTCTCTCAACGACCTCAACGACCGGCTGACGACCCTCTACGAGGTTATTCGCGACCGCGACCCCGAGGTGCTCATCGAGGAGAACCGGAGCCACGAGCACTCGGAGGAGTACTACTACGACGCCCGCGACGAGTTCAACGAGCTGCACGCGGTCGCCGACAAGACCGACCAACAGCGCCTCCGCGAGGCGTCGCTGTTCGTCTACCTCAACCGGACCTGCTTCAACGGCCTCTACCGCGAGAACAGCAGCGGCGAGTTCAACGTCCCCGTCGGCCGGTACGCCAACCCCGACTGGGTGCAGGCCGACCGCATCCGCGCGCTCCACGAGGTGCTGCAGGACACGACCATCCACAACGAGGACTTCGAGTACGTGCGCGAGGCGGCCACCGCTGGCGACCTCGTCTACTTCGACCCGCCGTACGAGCCGGTGTCGACGACGGCGAACTTCAACGACTACCACGCGGAGGGATTCGGCAAGGACGACCAGAAACGGCTCCGCGACCTGGCGGTCGACCTCGACGAGGCTGGCGTCTCGGTCGTCCTCTCGAACTCGCCTCCGGTCGCCGAGTTGTACGAGGAGTACGACCAGTTCGAGGTGAACGTTGTGCAGGCGACGCGGGCGATTAACAGCGACGCCGACAACCGCGGCGAGGTCGCCGAGGTACTGATCACGAACGTGCCCGT
The DNA window shown above is from Halobaculum marinum and carries:
- a CDS encoding molybdopterin molybdotransferase MoeA — its product is MTDTPTTDDDARDAANHDDADHDASGSHAHPDPIDWRDGAAEAAALREHLLDRVATEAVGLDRIAGRPLAEAVDAPTAIPAQSHATMDGFALDASDDYPLEVVDADVFPEDDAPDIEAGQAVRIATGAPVPASANAVLKREEATVEDGLLTGPSLDPGTYVYERGSNVAEGERLFDAGERLAPRDAILLGDLGIDEVQVRERLSVGLLATGTEIHEGRHTDLDSPMLANLLSAWGHDPVYEGTVPDDYDRVESRIAALADKHDVVVTTGGTSVGDKDHVVRALRNLGDVLFHRVALRPGKPIAVADLPAHDAVAVAVPGKPVGAHAVTTLVARPLFTGETALPTVPATLAVDVGIGVPGFDYAVPVTLDDGTAMPLGHVDSDLAVYEETFDPSVLSSSTRATRADGFVLTETALAAGDEVRVVPYPAVER
- a CDS encoding AbrB/MazE/SpoVT family DNA-binding domain-containing protein, encoding MGTLTNTKVSEKNLTTVPKPVRNFLDVGAGDRVEWHVRDGQIVVEKLIRDEDDE
- a CDS encoding DNA adenine methylase, yielding MVEPILKWAGGKRQLLSEITAQFPVAFDRYHEPFIGGGAVFFHLEPDAGSLNDLNDRLTTLYEVIRDRDPEVLIEENRSHEHSEEYYYDARDEFNELHAVADKTDQQRLREASLFVYLNRTCFNGLYRENSSGEFNVPVGRYANPDWVQADRIRALHEVLQDTTIHNEDFEYVREAATAGDLVYFDPPYEPVSTTANFNDYHAEGFGKDDQKRLRDLAVDLDEAGVSVVLSNSPPVAELYEEYDQFEVNVVQATRAINSDADNRGEVAEVLITNVPVDEQRRTTLSSFE
- a CDS encoding nucleotidyltransferase family protein, with product MSGGDLPIREPPTAAGERTTLDDARVAGVVLAAGTSSRYGDRNKLLESVGGDDSDGDPIVRTATRTLLAAGLDPVVVVVGHEAARVAAAVADLPVETVENEAFAAGQSTSVAAGVEAVAAHDPPVDAAVVALGDMPFVAPDTVRALVAAYAAGVGDVLAPAYEGRRGNPVLFDRRFFSALADVDGDVGGRAILLGSDDAALVAVDDPGVRRDVDEPGDV
- a CDS encoding CoxG family protein; the protein is MNFEGEFELDGVPPDKAWVVLSDPIAVRNSLKGCKYITPMDDEFGWDTYEPEEDVATLPEADPEDVAARAFKEGQKYAALMQVGVGSVKPKFETTVTIDERDEEEFIMTATGSGSASGSSFSMESGMHIHPQEEGDGSRIEWWTDADISGRIAQLGGRVINPVADKIVGNFFKDIEKQMTDVEETDSSVTDRIRGMFG